The following proteins are co-located in the Streptococcus downei MFe28 genome:
- a CDS encoding YihY/virulence factor BrkB family protein: protein MRKKFVDKLVEKLNYPPLQVYLKHYRSAEIDLSSIAVAYYLLLTIFPLIVIAANIFPYLDIDLPDVLSFLRANLPSEIYANVAGIVRNLFATPSNGILGVATLAGFWTMSRSLTSLQKAFNKAYDVSQHRDVVVGHIVGIVASFFILFLLTFALLLSTLSDGVYQAALQRKYDVPSGLIKLLLHLNRPIMVLVVWIGLTVLYFILPNVKIRKIRYTIPGTILSAIVIIFMTGLVGDYVTHTFNNLVDIKFFGSIIIFIIMFWFVLLARILITGAVLNATTQELVTGKMEGRRGDVFAFLQSMGDHQEENDRENQPDKEFGNPFKEEE, encoded by the coding sequence ATGAGGAAAAAATTCGTGGATAAGCTGGTGGAAAAACTCAATTATCCACCCCTGCAGGTCTATCTCAAGCACTACCGTAGTGCCGAGATTGACCTATCCAGTATCGCTGTGGCCTATTACTTGCTGCTGACCATCTTCCCTTTGATTGTCATTGCTGCCAATATCTTTCCTTATTTAGACATTGATTTACCAGATGTCTTGTCCTTTCTAAGGGCTAACCTGCCATCGGAGATTTACGCCAATGTCGCTGGCATTGTCCGCAACCTCTTTGCCACCCCTTCCAATGGGATTCTGGGAGTTGCGACCCTGGCGGGTTTTTGGACCATGTCCCGAAGCCTGACCTCCCTGCAAAAGGCCTTTAATAAGGCCTATGATGTCAGTCAACACCGGGATGTTGTGGTAGGTCATATCGTGGGGATTGTTGCTAGCTTTTTCATCCTCTTTTTGCTGACCTTTGCCTTGCTACTGTCAACCCTGTCCGATGGGGTTTACCAGGCAGCCTTGCAGAGGAAGTATGATGTGCCCTCGGGTCTGATAAAGCTCTTGCTCCACCTCAATCGCCCCATCATGGTTCTGGTGGTTTGGATTGGCTTGACCGTTCTTTACTTTATCCTGCCCAACGTGAAGATTCGCAAGATTCGCTACACCATTCCAGGAACCATCCTCAGTGCCATCGTCATCATCTTTATGACGGGCTTGGTGGGGGACTATGTGACCCATACCTTTAACAATCTGGTGGACATCAAGTTCTTCGGGTCAATCATCATCTTTATCATCATGTTTTGGTTCGTTCTCTTGGCCCGAATACTCATCACGGGTGCTGTCCTCAATGCCACCACCCAAGAATTGGTTACTGGGAAAATGGAAGGCCGCCGAGGCGATGTTTTTGCCTTCTTGCAATCCATGGGAGACCACCAGGAAGAAAACGACCGCGAAAACCAGCCAGACAAGGAGTTTGGCAATCCTTTTAAAGAAGAGGAATAG
- a CDS encoding methionyl aminopeptidase has product MITLKSPREIEAMKRAGDFLASIHIGLRDLIKPGLDLWEVEEYVRRRCKEANVLPLQIGVDGQLMDYPYATCCGLNDEVAHAFPRHYKLKDGDLLKVDMVLTEPLDKSELDVSKLNFDNVAQVKNYTENYTGGLADSCWAYAVGNVSQEVKDLMAVTKEALYLGIEKAVVGNRIGDIGAAIQEYAESKGYGVVRDLVGHGVGPTMHEEPMVPHYGKAGRGLRLKEGMVLTIEPMINTGSWEIDTDMKTGWAHKTIDGGLSCQYEHQFVITKDGPVILTSQGEEGTY; this is encoded by the coding sequence ATGATAACACTAAAATCACCACGGGAAATTGAAGCCATGAAGAGGGCTGGCGACTTTTTGGCCAGTATTCACATTGGCCTGAGGGACCTGATTAAGCCAGGTCTTGATTTGTGGGAAGTTGAAGAATACGTCCGTCGTCGCTGTAAAGAGGCTAATGTCCTGCCTTTACAAATCGGTGTGGACGGTCAGCTCATGGACTATCCCTATGCCACCTGCTGTGGTCTCAATGACGAAGTGGCCCACGCTTTTCCACGCCACTATAAACTAAAGGATGGGGATCTCCTCAAGGTCGATATGGTCTTGACCGAGCCCTTGGATAAGTCAGAGCTTGATGTGTCCAAATTGAACTTTGACAATGTGGCCCAGGTCAAAAATTATACCGAAAACTATACGGGTGGTTTGGCTGACTCTTGCTGGGCCTACGCTGTCGGCAATGTCTCTCAAGAGGTCAAGGACCTGATGGCCGTCACCAAGGAGGCTCTCTATCTGGGCATTGAGAAGGCCGTTGTTGGTAACCGGATTGGTGACATCGGTGCGGCCATTCAAGAATACGCTGAAAGCAAGGGTTACGGAGTTGTCCGTGACTTGGTCGGCCACGGAGTTGGTCCAACCATGCATGAGGAGCCTATGGTTCCTCACTATGGGAAGGCTGGGCGTGGTCTGCGCCTCAAAGAAGGTATGGTTCTGACCATTGAACCTATGATTAACACGGGTTCTTGGGAAATTGATACAGATATGAAGACCGGCTGGGCCCACAAGACCATTGATGGGGGCCTATCTTGTCAGTATGAACACCAATTTGTTATCACTAAAGACGGTCCAGTCATCTTGACCAGTCAAGGAGAAGAAGGAACGTACTAA
- the spxR gene encoding CBS-HotDog domain-containing transcription factor SpxR, whose product MTKHQEILDYLEGLPIGKQVSVRSISNHLSVSEGTAYRAIKEAENRGLVETRPRSGTVRVEQKVQVRLEKLTYAEIAKITESDVVAGRAGLKHEFSRFSIGAMTKKNVGRYLVKGGLLIVGDREEIQVLALENKTAILITGGFAVSDRVLELSQKQGIPVMVTAYDTFTVASMINRALSNVRIKTDIKTVAQVYSLKSHYGYLNIKDTVNDYHRLVRKNNHVRYPVIDDWGKVRGVVTMRDVSNQDASTKLAQIVTKPVTTKPETSLATVAQRMIVEDFAMFPVVDDDNRLLGVISRKLVLENLQELNHDGLHTISDQIIASLKPEGQNYGFRVEPAMIDNAGNLTNGVLSELFKETALRALALARKKNIIIEQMMIYFLQAVQIDDDLILKPKIVRENRRSALVDIEVNCQERVVCKALITSKVN is encoded by the coding sequence GTGACCAAACACCAAGAAATCTTAGATTATTTAGAGGGCCTACCTATCGGCAAGCAGGTCAGCGTCCGTTCCATTTCTAACCACCTCTCGGTTAGTGAAGGGACCGCCTATCGAGCTATTAAGGAGGCTGAAAATCGTGGCCTGGTCGAAACCCGTCCTCGTAGTGGAACCGTTCGAGTGGAGCAAAAGGTTCAGGTTCGCTTGGAGAAGTTGACCTATGCTGAAATCGCCAAGATCACCGAATCAGATGTCGTTGCTGGCCGTGCCGGCCTCAAGCACGAATTTAGCCGTTTCTCCATTGGCGCCATGACCAAGAAAAATGTGGGGCGCTATCTGGTCAAGGGAGGTCTTCTTATCGTCGGCGACCGTGAAGAAATTCAAGTGCTGGCTTTGGAAAATAAGACAGCTATCCTGATAACAGGGGGCTTCGCCGTATCTGACAGGGTTTTAGAGCTTTCCCAAAAACAGGGCATTCCTGTCATGGTCACTGCCTATGATACCTTTACTGTCGCCAGTATGATTAATCGAGCCCTGTCCAACGTTCGGATAAAGACGGACATTAAGACCGTGGCTCAGGTCTACAGCCTTAAATCCCATTATGGTTATTTAAATATTAAGGATACGGTCAACGATTATCATCGTCTGGTTAGGAAGAACAACCATGTGCGCTACCCCGTTATTGATGACTGGGGAAAGGTTCGAGGAGTGGTCACCATGCGCGATGTCTCCAACCAAGATGCCAGCACTAAGTTAGCTCAAATTGTCACCAAGCCAGTCACCACCAAGCCTGAAACCAGCCTGGCTACCGTTGCCCAGAGGATGATTGTCGAAGATTTCGCCATGTTTCCGGTTGTTGATGATGACAATCGTCTACTGGGGGTCATCAGTCGAAAGCTGGTTTTGGAGAATTTGCAGGAGCTCAATCATGATGGCCTGCATACCATCAGTGACCAGATTATCGCCAGCCTCAAGCCTGAAGGTCAAAATTATGGCTTCAGGGTGGAGCCTGCCATGATTGACAATGCAGGAAATTTGACCAATGGGGTCTTATCAGAATTGTTCAAGGAAACAGCTCTGCGAGCCCTGGCTCTGGCCCGCAAAAAAAATATCATTATCGAACAAATGATGATATACTTTTTACAGGCTGTGCAAATTGACGACGACTTGATCTTGAAACCCAAGATAGTCAGGGAAAATCGTCGTTCTGCCCTAGTTGACATCGAAGTGAACTGCCAAGAAAGAGTGGTCTGCAAGGCCCTGATTACCAGTAAGGTCAATTAA
- a CDS encoding GNAT family N-acetyltransferase translates to MDIWTALGRYSQVETESLWLRPFRFDDHEDFYKITQNPANLAFIFPAQASQAESDYFLVHYFMKEPLGTWALEDKSSQEMIGAIRLEKLNLTKNSAEIGYFVRQDFWGQGLATESLKTISFLALSQFGLQNLSLICHQENLASQKVAQKAGFKLIRAFKGSDRYSHKMRNYLEFQLKAGDLL, encoded by the coding sequence ATGGATATTTGGACAGCTCTGGGCAGGTATTCCCAGGTGGAAACGGAGAGCCTCTGGCTTCGTCCTTTTCGTTTTGATGACCATGAGGATTTTTATAAAATTACGCAAAATCCAGCCAATCTGGCCTTCATCTTTCCGGCCCAGGCCAGTCAGGCGGAGAGCGATTACTTCTTGGTCCATTACTTCATGAAGGAGCCCCTTGGAACCTGGGCTCTAGAGGACAAGTCCAGTCAAGAGATGATTGGGGCTATCCGCCTTGAGAAGCTCAATCTGACCAAGAATAGTGCCGAAATTGGCTACTTTGTTCGCCAGGATTTCTGGGGGCAAGGTCTGGCTACTGAGAGTTTAAAGACGATTAGCTTTCTAGCTCTTAGCCAATTCGGCTTGCAAAATCTGTCCCTCATTTGCCATCAAGAAAATTTGGCCAGTCAGAAGGTTGCCCAAAAGGCTGGTTTCAAATTGATAAGAGCCTTCAAGGGAAGCGACCGCTATAGCCACAAAATGCGAAACTACCTAGAATTTCAGCTAAAGGCGGGTGATCTATTGTGA